One window of the Tissierella sp. genome contains the following:
- a CDS encoding DNA repair exonuclease, translating into MIKFVHTGDLHLGLKFNNVSFQGDKASERRRELWSTFERIVDYAKDEKADFLLIAGDLFEESYFTIGDINRIRDVFKNAEDVNIIISAGNHDFIGKNSLYNRVQWTDNVTIFNGEGIQQKEFKELNTVIYGYSWDMVEIRENNLLNGLNNKVDKEKNNILVIHGDVSNNSSYLPLNIQDLNSLNMDYIALGHIHKPQIISNKIAYCGCPEPLDFGETGERGIIKVSIDNKKLEFELFPFSKRKFLEIEVEIDESMGYVDIVQKLKNINIGNKSMDFYRINLKGFIQRNIVIEDLHKDIESEFYHIELVDKTIWDYDLQLLEEDNRDNIIGQFISSMKEKGLDNPMIKDALYFGLEALLKERE; encoded by the coding sequence TTGATTAAATTTGTTCATACTGGAGATTTGCATCTGGGGCTAAAATTTAATAATGTTTCTTTTCAAGGGGATAAGGCTTCAGAGAGAAGAAGAGAATTGTGGTCTACCTTTGAAAGAATAGTTGATTACGCTAAAGATGAAAAAGCCGATTTTTTATTAATTGCTGGTGATTTATTTGAGGAATCCTACTTTACAATAGGGGATATAAATAGAATAAGAGATGTATTTAAAAATGCAGAGGATGTTAATATAATTATTTCTGCAGGCAATCATGATTTTATAGGAAAAAATTCATTATATAATAGGGTTCAATGGACTGATAATGTGACTATATTTAATGGAGAGGGAATACAGCAAAAGGAGTTCAAAGAATTAAATACAGTAATATATGGATATAGTTGGGATATGGTTGAAATTCGTGAAAATAATTTACTTAATGGATTGAATAATAAAGTGGATAAAGAAAAAAACAATATATTAGTAATCCATGGCGATGTAAGTAATAATTCGTCCTATCTTCCCCTAAATATTCAAGACTTAAATAGTCTAAATATGGATTATATAGCTTTAGGTCATATCCATAAGCCACAGATTATATCTAATAAAATTGCTTATTGTGGTTGTCCAGAGCCACTAGACTTTGGAGAAACAGGTGAGAGAGGCATTATTAAAGTAAGTATAGATAATAAAAAACTTGAGTTTGAGTTATTTCCTTTTAGTAAGAGGAAGTTTCTTGAAATAGAAGTAGAAATAGATGAAAGTATGGGATATGTGGATATAGTCCAAAAGTTAAAAAATATTAATATAGGAAATAAGAGTATGGATTTTTATAGAATAAATCTAAAGGGTTTTATTCAAAGGAATATTGTAATAGAAGATTTACATAAGGATATAGAGAGTGAATTTTATCATATAGAGCTAGTAGATAAGACTATTTGGGACTATGATTTGCAACTATTGGAAGAAGATAATAGGGATAATATAATAGGACAATTCATATCC